One window of Cucurbita pepo subsp. pepo cultivar mu-cu-16 chromosome LG19, ASM280686v2, whole genome shotgun sequence genomic DNA carries:
- the LOC111781996 gene encoding L-ascorbate oxidase gives MGSLLQSRQYLLILLCFFVFLWESRTAESRTLYYKWEVKSELKSPDCFKKLTLTINGRSPGPTIYAHQGDTVIVELKNSFVTENVAIHWHGIRQIGTPWSDGTEGVTQCPVLPGETFKYQFVVDRPGTYLYHAHYGMQREDGLYGSIVVWLPEGQTEPFAYDHDRNLILTDWYHKSSHEHSAGLAAAGAAFTWVGEPDSLLIQGRGRFNCSLLGASATCNSSSPDCVLYPITVVPGRTYRLRVSSLTSLSALSFQIEGHTMTVVEADGHYVEPFQVSNLFIYSGETYSVLIKADQNPSRNYWITTNVVSRNSTTPLGLAIFNYYPNHQRKFPPTTPPAGPAWNAVAPRLAQSHAIKARQGFIHPPPKAADKVIVLLNTQNTVNGRRRWSLNNVSFNMPHTPYLIALKNNLLHTFSQAKPPTGYDFKNYNISVPPPNPEATVSDAIYRLDFNSTVDIILQNANMMALNTSETHPWHLHGHDFWVLGYGEGKFDMFKDPSKYNLVNPIMKNTVPLHPFGWTALRFVADNPGVWAFHCHIDAHFFMGMGVVFEEGIEKVQKLPTSIMGCGESKRFIRP, from the exons CTACAAATGGGAAGTTAAGTCTGAGTTGAAGTCCCCTGATTGCTTCAAAAAGCTCACTTTGACCATTAATGGCCGATCTCCTGGTCCCACTATCTATGCCCATCAAGGCGACACTGTCATCGTTGAGCTCAAGAACAGCTTTGTTACTGAAAATGTCGCTATCCACTGGCATGGAATCCGACAG ATTGGAACACCTTGGAGCGATGGAACAGAGGGTGTCACTCAATGTCCTGTTTTGCCTGGTGAAACATTCAAATATCAGTTTGTTGTCGACAGG CCAGGGACTTACTTATACCATGCGCATTACGGCATGCAAAGAGAAGATGGTCTGTATGGATCCATTGTGGTTTGGCTTCCAGAGGGTCAAACAGAGCCGTTCGCCTACGATCATGATCGGAATCTTATACTCACCGATTGGTATCATAAAAGCAGCCATGAACACTCCGCCGGATTGGCTGCCGCCGGCGCTGCCTTCACCTGGGTCGGCGAGCCTGAT TCGCTTTTGATTCAAGGAAGGGGACGGTTCAATTGCTCTCTGTTGGGAGCTTCTGCTACCTGCAACTCATCCAGCCCGGACTGTGTTCTTTATCCAATCACCGTCGTACCGGGAAGAACTTACCGGTTGAGGGTCTCGAGCCTCACTTCCCTTTCAGCTCTAAGTTTCCAAATTGAG GGTCACACCATGACAGTGGTTGAAGCAGATGGGCATTACGTCGAGCCATTTCAAGTTAGCAACTTGTTCATATACTCCGGCGAAACATATTCTGTGTTGATTAAAGCCGATCAAAACCCTTCTAGAAACTACTGGATTACAACCAATGTGGTCAGCCGGAACAGCACTACCCCACTTGGTTTAGCCATTTTCAATTACTACCCAAATCACCAACGTAAATTCCCTCCGACGACACCTCCGGCTGGACCTGCCTGGAATGCGGTTGCACCCCGGTTAGCTCAAAGCCACGCCATCAAAGCCCGACAGGGCTTCATCCACCCGCCGCCAAAAGCTGCTGACAAAGTGATCGTGCTACTCAACACACAAAACACCGTGAACGGACGCCGGCGGTGGTCGTTAAACAACGTGTCGTTCAATATGCCGCACACGCCTTACCTTATTGCATTAAAGAACAATCTTCTCCATACATTCAGCCAGGCGAAACCACCCACTGGTTACGACTTCAAGAACTACAACATTTCTGTTCCGCCGCCCAACCCTGAAGCGACGGTGAGCGACGCCATTTACCGATTGGATTTCAATTCAACGGTGGATATTATTCTACAGAACGCCAACATGATGGCTCTAAACACCAGCGAAACTCATCCTTGGCATTTGCACGGCCACGATTTCTGGGTTTTGGGATACGGCGAAGGAAAATTCGATATGTTTAAGGATCCAAGCAAGTACAATTTGGTGAATCCGATCATGAAGAACACTGTGCCATTGCACCCATTTGGATGGACGGCTTTGAGATTTGTGGCTGACAATCCTGGCGTTTGGGCCTTCCATTGCCATATCGACGCCCATTTCTTCATGGGAATGGGTGTTGTTTTTGAGGAAGGGATCGAAAAGGTTCAGAAATTGCCTACTTCGATCATGGGGTGTGGCGAGAGCAAGAGGTTCATAAGgccttaa